The following coding sequences are from one Diabrotica virgifera virgifera chromosome 2, PGI_DIABVI_V3a window:
- the LOC126880827 gene encoding probable serine/threonine-protein kinase clkA — MFLDLVNPKDLLQAQIRIRRELQLSYFEIQKTNRPNPPRPNQNNQPIRRPNFQPPRCTFCGRIGHSNNECHSRQNSQNNSQNFNDTRNFSSYQNFNNAQNNGFQRQNFSPNNNYQNTRPNEQQRSQFTPNQNNSQIRPSVIHKNPNYSNDRHRAHFVNYEPDYVNDYTSDPIENYHYDDFSDNNYPPPDYYPSFDQSTDLIDSQDYQDFLTVPNQNHPPENVISMKEPLSQIQNQIQTLNLDDMNPSLNFPDQEFCRSHAVYSKNLYYITDASNKFKLLIDTGAETETNSRSNDSPNQIKNQIKIDPRSEQISNLTCHLSNTDAILYKKENDKVHTPNALVNVNNKEEFLSPIVNGKTIPKIIDFSDTEIKSSSNHPILNFLSNDNLVNYCTDKSDRNNNIKSRLRTEHINEEERVTNICSKYKNERTIQSENSDEHPFNVLP, encoded by the exons ATGTTTTTGGATTTAGT TAATCCAAAAGACCTTCTTCAAGCTCAGATCCGCATCAGACGAGAGCTACAATTATCTTATTTCGAAATACAGAAAACCAATCGCCCCAATCCTCCAAGAcccaatcaaaataatcaacCCATTAGAAGACCAAACTTTCAACCACCTAGATGCACCTTTTGTGGACGCATTGGCCACTCAAACAACGAATGTCACTCTAGACAAAATTCCCAAAATAATTCCCAGAATTTTAACGATACTCGAAATTTCAGTAGCTATCAAAACTTCAATAATGCCCAAAACAATGGCTTTCAGAGGCAAAACTTCAGCCCAAATAATAATTACCAAAACACTAGACCTAATGAACAACAAAGATCTCAATTCACACCCAATCAAAATAATTCACAAATACGCCCTTCTGTAATCCATAAAAACCCCAATTATTCGAACGATAGACACAGAGCTCACTTCGTTAACTATGAACCTGACTATGTTAATGATTATACCTCAGATCCAATTGAAAACTATCACTATGATGATTTTTCCGATAATAATTATCCACCTCCTGATTATTACCCTTCATTCGATCAATCAACCGATTTAATTGATAGCCAAGACTATCAGGATTTTCTCACAGTTCCAAATCAGAACCACCCACCAGAAAATGTCATTTCAATGAAGGAACCTTTGTCTCAAATACAAAATCAGATCCAAACTCTAAATTTGGACGACATGAACCCGTCTCTGAATTTTCCAGATCAGGAATTCTGTAGATCTCATGCTGTATACTCCAAAAATCTTTATTATATAACGGACGcatcaaacaaatttaaattactTATCGATACCGGTGCTG AAACTGAAACTAATTCCCGTAGTAATGATTCCCctaatcaaataaaaaatcaaattaaaatagatCCTAGATCCGAGCAAATATCCAATTTAACATGTCATCTGTCGAATACAGATgcaattttgtataaaaaagaAAATGATAAAGTCCATACCCCCAACGCGTTAGTAAATGTAAATAACAAAGAAGAATTTCTGTCACCCATAGTAAACGGAAAAACAATTCccaaaattatcgatttttccgATACCGAAATTAAATCCTCTTCGAATCACCCTATCCTAAATTTTCTGTCAAACGATAACTTGGTGAATTATTGCACTGATAAAAGTGACCGAAACAACAATATCAAATCTCGACTTCGAACAGAACATATTAACGAGGAAGAACGAGTAACAAATATTTGCTCAAAATATAAAAACGAAAGAACCATTCAATCTGAAAATTCAGATGAACATCCTTTCAATGTTCTGCCCTAG